In one window of Maribacter sp. BPC-D8 DNA:
- a CDS encoding SRPBCC family protein — protein MPKIVLKTEINAKKEIVFDLSRSINLHKISTEHTDEEAIAGVTSGLIGLNEWVTWRARHFGINQNLTTKITEFEYPNFFSDEMVKGAFKSFKHEHHFENHQNGTLMLDYFDYQSPLGFLGKIADSLFLKKYMTNLLVKRNITIKQFAESDKWKQIIQE, from the coding sequence ATGCCAAAGATTGTACTTAAGACGGAGATAAATGCAAAGAAAGAAATTGTCTTTGACTTATCGCGAAGTATCAATCTTCATAAAATTTCTACAGAACATACCGACGAAGAAGCTATAGCCGGAGTTACAAGCGGACTAATTGGATTAAACGAATGGGTTACTTGGCGCGCTAGACATTTTGGCATTAATCAAAATCTAACTACCAAAATAACAGAATTTGAGTACCCTAATTTCTTTTCTGATGAAATGGTAAAAGGTGCGTTCAAAAGCTTTAAACACGAACATCATTTTGAAAATCATCAAAATGGCACATTGATGCTTGACTATTTCGATTACCAATCACCCTTAGGCTTTTTAGGGAAAATTGCAGATAGTTTATTCTTGAAAAAATACATGACAAACTTGCTAGTGAAACGAAACATTACCATAAAACAGTTTGCTGAATCTGATAAGTGGAAACAAATAATTCAAGAGTAA
- a CDS encoding tetratricopeptide repeat protein, which produces MLKKITAFIPLVFGLVALTSAQETKIYTHEQKAFQDALALYNNEQYQAAQTIFEKVKVTTKDEETAANSAYYAANAAVRLNQMGADRLMEDFVEKYPTSTKRNSAFADVAEYYFQTGKYPYALKWYDKVDQNSLSRGEMDKFNFNYGYSLFSSRKTKQAEKYLEKVTTSEVYGSQAKYYLGYISYQEDDYETANQRFDQITDQDVLEEKLSYYQADMNFKLGKFEEAIALAKKQLTKADRREVSELNKIIGESYFNLKQYENAIPYLTEYNGKGGKWSNTDYYYLGYAYYKGGDYSNAIAQFNKIIGGTNSVAQNAYYHLAECYLKLDKKQEALNAFRNASQMDYSAEIQKDAFLNYARLSYEVGNAYEPVPQVITNYLKTYPKDEHQDEMQTLLVDSYITSKNFAGAMTLLEENKNYASKAVYQKVAYYRGIELFMEGDYNAAAENFNKSLSNAEDMLFKARANYWKAESDYLSNRFDDAVKGYTSFKNNPSAKNTEMYADVDYNLAYGYFKQKDYTDAITYFNSFTSNGNTEVEKLHDGYLRLGDSYYATSKYWPAIETYNKALALTGPEKDYAFYQKAMSYGYVDRGDSKIENLEEFVSQYPRSSFKDDALFELGNTYVSQGQENKGLAAYDRLISEYKGSSLVPQALMRQGLVNYNAARNEAALAKFKTVVRDFPKTQEAIQAVATAKLVYVDMGRVNEYAEWVRTLDFVQVTDAELDNATFDAAQKQNLEGNVDAAIKGYKNYIQQFPTGLHAVDANFSLAQLYFGKGEKESALPYYKYVADRSTSEYAEQALTRVCEVYISKDDYQIALPYLLKLESQANISQNRTFARSNLMKGYYGQKNYPKTIEYADKVLATSNIDNRIKSDAHIMIARSAIATNDEAKAESAYAEVLQIASGATAAEALYYNAYFEHKDGSYENSNIAVQKLAKDYAAYKEWGGKGLVLMAKNYYALNDAYQATYILESVITNFSQYPEIVAEARAELAIIKSKEAKSNSSVDPN; this is translated from the coding sequence ATGCTTAAAAAAATCACCGCTTTTATTCCATTGGTATTCGGATTGGTCGCTTTGACCAGTGCCCAAGAAACTAAGATTTATACCCACGAACAGAAAGCATTCCAAGACGCACTAGCGCTTTACAACAACGAACAATACCAAGCGGCACAGACCATTTTCGAGAAGGTCAAAGTGACTACAAAAGATGAGGAGACCGCTGCCAATAGTGCATACTACGCAGCCAATGCGGCAGTACGCTTAAACCAGATGGGTGCAGACCGATTGATGGAAGATTTCGTGGAGAAATACCCGACTTCTACCAAACGTAATTCTGCCTTTGCCGATGTGGCAGAGTACTACTTTCAAACAGGTAAATATCCGTATGCTTTGAAATGGTATGACAAGGTGGATCAGAACTCACTTTCTCGTGGCGAGATGGATAAGTTCAACTTCAATTACGGCTACTCTTTATTCTCATCTCGTAAAACAAAACAAGCTGAAAAGTATCTTGAAAAAGTTACAACTTCTGAAGTATACGGTTCTCAAGCAAAATATTACTTGGGTTATATTTCTTATCAAGAAGATGATTACGAAACTGCAAACCAGCGTTTTGATCAAATTACCGATCAAGATGTATTGGAGGAGAAGTTGAGCTATTATCAGGCTGACATGAATTTTAAGTTGGGTAAATTCGAAGAAGCGATTGCTTTGGCGAAAAAACAACTGACAAAAGCTGACAGACGAGAAGTATCTGAATTAAATAAGATTATAGGGGAGAGCTACTTTAATTTGAAGCAGTACGAAAATGCTATTCCGTATTTAACAGAGTACAACGGCAAAGGTGGTAAATGGAGCAATACCGATTACTATTACTTAGGTTATGCGTATTATAAAGGCGGAGATTATAGCAATGCCATCGCCCAATTCAATAAAATTATTGGCGGTACTAATAGCGTTGCACAGAATGCATATTACCACTTGGCAGAATGTTATTTGAAGTTGGATAAAAAGCAGGAAGCTTTAAATGCTTTCCGTAATGCATCTCAAATGGATTACAGTGCCGAGATTCAGAAAGATGCATTTTTGAATTATGCGCGCTTGAGTTATGAGGTGGGTAATGCCTATGAGCCGGTTCCGCAGGTAATCACAAATTATTTAAAAACCTACCCTAAAGATGAACACCAAGATGAGATGCAGACCTTGTTGGTAGATTCATATATTACTTCAAAAAACTTCGCAGGCGCAATGACTTTGCTAGAAGAGAATAAGAACTATGCTAGTAAAGCTGTCTATCAAAAAGTTGCTTATTACAGAGGTATCGAACTTTTTATGGAAGGCGATTATAATGCTGCAGCTGAAAACTTCAATAAATCTTTAAGCAATGCAGAAGATATGCTGTTTAAGGCAAGAGCGAATTATTGGAAGGCAGAATCTGATTACTTATCTAATCGTTTTGATGATGCGGTAAAAGGGTATACGTCGTTTAAGAATAATCCGTCCGCAAAGAATACAGAAATGTATGCCGATGTAGATTACAATTTAGCATATGGCTATTTTAAACAAAAAGACTATACCGATGCCATTACCTATTTCAATTCGTTTACATCAAACGGAAATACAGAAGTAGAGAAATTACATGATGGTTATTTGAGATTGGGTGACAGTTACTACGCTACCAGTAAATACTGGCCAGCCATTGAAACCTATAATAAAGCATTGGCTTTAACCGGACCAGAGAAAGATTATGCCTTTTACCAAAAAGCGATGAGCTATGGTTATGTGGATAGAGGTGATAGCAAAATTGAAAACTTAGAAGAATTTGTAAGCCAATACCCAAGGTCAAGTTTTAAGGATGACGCCTTATTTGAATTAGGAAACACGTACGTTTCTCAAGGTCAAGAAAATAAAGGTCTTGCTGCTTACGATCGATTGATCAGTGAATACAAAGGTAGTTCGTTAGTGCCACAGGCGTTAATGAGACAGGGACTTGTAAATTACAATGCGGCAAGAAACGAAGCTGCTTTGGCGAAGTTTAAAACGGTTGTTCGCGATTTTCCAAAAACACAAGAAGCAATACAAGCTGTAGCAACGGCAAAATTGGTCTATGTAGATATGGGTCGTGTAAATGAATATGCAGAGTGGGTTCGCACACTCGATTTTGTACAGGTTACCGATGCAGAATTGGACAATGCTACTTTTGACGCTGCTCAAAAACAGAATTTAGAAGGTAATGTTGATGCCGCTATTAAAGGCTATAAAAATTACATACAACAGTTCCCAACTGGTTTACATGCGGTTGACGCCAACTTTAGCTTAGCACAGTTGTACTTCGGAAAAGGAGAAAAAGAATCGGCTTTACCATATTACAAGTATGTTGCCGATAGAAGCACTAGCGAATATGCAGAACAGGCATTAACTCGTGTTTGTGAAGTCTATATTTCTAAAGATGATTATCAAATTGCATTGCCGTACTTGTTGAAATTAGAGAGTCAGGCGAACATTTCCCAGAACAGAACATTTGCTCGCTCTAACCTAATGAAGGGCTATTACGGACAAAAGAATTATCCGAAGACTATAGAATACGCCGATAAGGTATTAGCGACTTCAAATATTGATAATAGAATTAAGAGTGATGCGCATATTATGATTGCTAGATCTGCCATTGCAACTAATGACGAAGCAAAAGCAGAATCTGCCTATGCAGAGGTATTACAAATTGCATCGGGCGCAACGGCTGCAGAAGCATTGTATTATAACGCCTATTTTGAACACAAAGATGGATCTTACGAGAACTCTAATATTGCAGTTCAAAAATTAGCTAAAGATTATGCAGCGTATAAAGAATGGGGTGGTAAAGGTTTAGTGTTAATGGCTAAAAACTATTATGCGTTAAATGATGCCTACCAAGCAACATACATTCTAGAAAGTGTAATTACCAATTTTAGTCAATACCCAGAAATTGTAGCAGAGGCAAGAGCAGAGCTTGCAATCATTAAATCGAAAGAGGCGAAAAGTAACTCATCGGTTGATCCTAATTAA
- a CDS encoding amidohydrolase family protein, protein MIIDVHTHINNYHEDRVVSLNESLDKLSENMAANNIDYSLVLTSYKVNEHRPSTKQVVEAVKGYNNLGVVSGISYLHYNHRDVIEISNYLEKGFIKGLKFYPGYEPFYPNDIRFKLMYEMAIEYDVPVMFHSGDTYAPTGKIKYSHPIHIDDLAVDYPDLKIVICHVGNPWIKDCMEVVYKNKNVYADISGLVLGDFSDKFERYMKKEIEEMITYAGDPRYLLYGTDWPISNMKSYLKFMGQLDLTDEKKELILWKNAAELFKIDVSKL, encoded by the coding sequence ATGATCATAGACGTACATACCCACATCAACAACTATCATGAAGATAGAGTGGTTTCATTAAACGAAAGTTTAGATAAGCTTTCTGAGAATATGGCAGCGAATAATATCGATTATTCTTTGGTGCTTACCTCTTATAAAGTCAATGAACACCGACCGAGTACCAAACAAGTGGTAGAAGCTGTAAAAGGTTACAACAATTTAGGTGTAGTATCGGGTATTAGCTATTTGCATTATAATCACAGAGATGTAATAGAAATTAGCAATTACCTTGAAAAAGGATTCATTAAAGGCTTAAAATTCTACCCTGGTTACGAGCCATTTTATCCGAATGATATTCGGTTTAAACTAATGTATGAAATGGCAATCGAATATGATGTGCCTGTCATGTTTCACTCTGGTGACACGTATGCCCCTACCGGAAAAATTAAATATTCCCACCCTATTCATATTGATGATTTGGCGGTTGATTATCCCGATTTAAAAATTGTGATTTGCCATGTAGGTAACCCGTGGATTAAAGATTGCATGGAGGTCGTTTACAAAAACAAAAACGTTTACGCAGATATTTCAGGGTTGGTTTTAGGTGACTTCTCTGATAAATTTGAACGCTACATGAAAAAGGAAATTGAAGAGATGATCACTTATGCCGGCGACCCAAGGTATCTTCTTTATGGAACTGATTGGCCTATATCCAACATGAAATCGTATTTAAAATTCATGGGGCAATTAGATCTTACCGATGAAAAGAAAGAATTGATTCTCTGGAAAAATGCAGCAGAACTTTTTAAAATTGATGTGAGTAAACTTTGA
- a CDS encoding MGH1-like glycoside hydrolase domain-containing protein, giving the protein MKNPEKKRLDQQHTEEKDWLKWGPYLSERQWGTVREDYSAGGDAWNYLPHDHARSRAFRWGEDGIAGISDRYCNMCFSIGLWNGKDPILKERLFGLTGPQGNHGEDVKELYYYLENTPSHSYMKYLYKYSQKEYPYNQLIDENQKRNRKELEFELLDTGIFDDNTYFDVSTEYAKGDETDILIQITITNRNSKPAPITLLPQMVMRNHWSFKEVSKKPIITQKGTKANPFVHIDHPYVGKYNLYFQKAAHLFFTENETNKETIYKEENDHPFKKDLFNTAVCNNDFELATKNNSGTKFAPLYQVILDGGESKTFQLRLTEETLDAPFSDFDSIFKKRQKECAQFYDEIAPKATEDRKAILKQAFAGLLWTKQYYNYEVEKWLDGDYKTTPPPKERLEGRNSHWKTLRNHDILSMPDAWEYPWYAAWDSAFHCASFASIDPEFAKDQLLLFTKEWYMSPNGQIPAYEWNFSDVNPPVQAWATLQIYGTDKSITGVPDIKFLKRMFNKLNLNFNWWVNRLDRNDNNVFQGGFLGLDNIGVFDRSHGVPGGGSLDQVDGTAWMAMYSLNMLEISLRIAEHDDSYEDMATKYFGHFVFIAEALNKMDTDKANTWDDAEGFFYDRLTLPDGQSTTIKVRSIAGMLSLAAVLTIKKSVLDKFPKFKASVLWFKKYRAENLKYEVIQQYEADGDLLLSLVPKDRMQKLVTALLDEKEFLSDYGIRSLSKIHEDAYQIHIDGIDYSIDYEPAESTVSLFGGNSNWRGPIWMPMNYLFIQALREYQWYDGNDFLFEYPTGSSKLLNLKQVSDELSKRLIKMFEKDEAGNRAINKNYEKYYQDPNFKDLILFYEYFHGENGRGLGASHQTGWTALVANLIEQLED; this is encoded by the coding sequence ATGAAAAACCCTGAAAAAAAACGTTTAGACCAACAACATACAGAAGAAAAAGACTGGTTAAAATGGGGACCCTATTTAAGTGAACGCCAATGGGGTACGGTTCGTGAAGATTATAGTGCCGGTGGCGATGCTTGGAACTATCTGCCACATGATCATGCGAGAAGTCGTGCTTTTCGTTGGGGTGAAGATGGTATTGCAGGTATAAGCGACCGCTATTGCAATATGTGTTTTAGTATCGGTTTATGGAACGGTAAAGATCCTATTTTAAAAGAACGTCTTTTCGGGTTAACAGGTCCGCAGGGTAATCACGGTGAAGATGTAAAAGAGCTGTATTACTATTTAGAGAATACGCCGTCGCACTCGTACATGAAGTATTTGTACAAGTATTCTCAGAAAGAATACCCGTACAATCAATTAATTGACGAAAATCAAAAACGGAATCGGAAAGAGCTAGAATTCGAGTTATTAGATACCGGTATTTTCGATGACAATACCTATTTTGATGTTAGTACAGAATATGCAAAAGGTGATGAAACTGATATTCTTATTCAAATTACCATTACAAATAGAAACTCGAAACCTGCACCTATTACGCTATTACCGCAAATGGTGATGCGTAATCATTGGTCATTTAAAGAGGTTTCTAAAAAACCCATTATTACGCAAAAAGGAACAAAAGCTAACCCATTTGTACACATAGACCACCCTTATGTAGGTAAGTACAACCTCTATTTTCAAAAGGCAGCGCATTTATTCTTCACGGAGAATGAAACCAACAAAGAGACAATTTACAAAGAAGAAAATGACCATCCGTTTAAGAAAGACTTGTTCAATACCGCAGTCTGTAATAATGATTTTGAGTTAGCGACAAAAAATAATTCGGGCACCAAATTTGCTCCGTTATATCAAGTCATTTTAGATGGTGGTGAATCAAAAACATTCCAACTTCGTTTAACAGAAGAAACCCTTGACGCACCTTTTTCAGACTTTGATTCCATATTCAAAAAGAGACAAAAAGAGTGTGCTCAATTCTATGATGAAATAGCCCCTAAAGCAACCGAGGATAGAAAGGCTATTTTAAAACAAGCATTTGCAGGTTTACTTTGGACGAAGCAGTACTATAACTACGAAGTTGAAAAATGGCTAGATGGTGATTACAAAACTACTCCGCCACCAAAAGAAAGATTAGAAGGTCGTAACAGCCATTGGAAAACATTGCGTAATCACGATATACTTTCTATGCCAGATGCCTGGGAATACCCGTGGTATGCTGCGTGGGATTCTGCTTTTCATTGTGCATCGTTCGCCTCTATTGATCCAGAGTTTGCGAAAGACCAGTTGCTATTGTTCACGAAAGAATGGTACATGTCGCCTAACGGACAAATACCAGCTTACGAATGGAATTTTAGTGATGTGAATCCGCCAGTTCAGGCATGGGCAACTTTGCAAATTTACGGTACCGATAAATCTATAACCGGCGTACCAGACATCAAGTTCTTAAAACGAATGTTCAATAAACTCAACTTGAACTTCAACTGGTGGGTGAACCGTTTAGATAGAAATGACAACAATGTTTTTCAAGGCGGATTCTTAGGTTTGGATAATATCGGAGTATTTGATCGTAGCCATGGTGTACCCGGTGGTGGTTCTTTAGACCAAGTAGATGGTACTGCTTGGATGGCTATGTACAGTCTAAATATGTTAGAAATTAGTTTGCGTATCGCAGAACATGACGATTCGTATGAAGATATGGCAACCAAGTATTTCGGTCATTTTGTATTCATAGCCGAAGCATTGAACAAAATGGATACAGATAAAGCTAACACGTGGGATGATGCCGAAGGATTCTTCTATGACCGATTGACATTACCGGACGGACAATCGACCACTATAAAAGTACGATCTATTGCCGGTATGTTGTCATTGGCAGCTGTACTTACCATTAAGAAAAGTGTGTTAGACAAATTCCCGAAATTTAAAGCAAGTGTTCTTTGGTTTAAAAAATACCGTGCAGAGAATTTAAAATACGAGGTTATTCAGCAATATGAAGCAGATGGCGATTTACTATTGTCATTGGTTCCGAAAGATCGAATGCAAAAACTGGTTACTGCACTTTTAGATGAGAAAGAATTCTTGAGTGATTATGGTATTAGATCGTTGTCTAAAATACATGAAGATGCTTATCAAATTCATATCGATGGTATAGATTACTCCATTGACTACGAACCTGCAGAATCTACAGTATCGCTCTTTGGTGGTAACTCTAACTGGCGTGGACCAATTTGGATGCCAATGAACTATTTATTCATTCAAGCATTGCGTGAGTACCAATGGTATGATGGTAATGATTTTCTTTTTGAATACCCAACAGGAAGCTCAAAACTACTGAATCTAAAACAGGTTAGTGATGAATTGAGCAAACGACTTATTAAGATGTTCGAGAAAGATGAAGCCGGAAACCGAGCCATCAATAAGAACTACGAGAAATACTACCAAGACCCTAATTTCAAAGATTTGATTTTATTCTACGAGTATTTTCACGGAGAAAACGGTCGTGGTTTGGGAGCATCGCACCAAACAGGTTGGACAGCTTTAGTGGCCAACCTTATTGAGCAATTAGAAGATTAA
- the nhaD gene encoding sodium:proton antiporter NhaD — protein sequence MYLTLLAIFVVGYFFIALEHTVKIDKAATALLTGTLCWVIYILGRDVFIAEMPGDESIHFVTESLRENLGEISEILFFLLGAMTIVEIIDAHEGFSVITDKITTTNRVKLLWILCLLTFFLSAALDNLTTAIVMSALLRKLIHEKKDLWMFAGLLIIAANAGGAWSPIGDVTTIMLWIGGQVTAMHIIKEIFLPSLVCLLVPLTIISFRFKGDIAKSMEINDVDSHGFEVSNFDKNLVFSIGIGALLFVPIFKTITHLPPFMGVLLGLSVVWITTEILHRNKTIEEKKTLAISNVLRRIDTPSILFFLGILVAVGALQSAGHLADMSRLLDDNFESIYAVNSIIGVLSSIVDNVPLVAGTMGMYSLDTYPPDSDFWELLAFCAGTGGSILIIGSAAGVAIMGILKIDFMWYLKNISLLAIVGYIAGILTFMLVN from the coding sequence ATGTATTTAACACTGCTCGCGATTTTTGTGGTTGGATATTTTTTTATTGCATTAGAACACACGGTTAAAATTGATAAGGCAGCTACGGCTTTATTAACGGGTACTTTGTGTTGGGTTATTTATATTTTGGGACGAGATGTGTTCATCGCCGAAATGCCAGGTGATGAATCTATTCATTTTGTAACTGAAAGTCTACGAGAGAATTTAGGTGAAATATCAGAGATTTTATTTTTCTTGTTAGGTGCAATGACTATTGTTGAAATTATTGATGCCCATGAAGGGTTTTCTGTAATTACCGATAAAATTACCACCACCAATCGCGTAAAGTTATTATGGATTTTATGTCTACTAACCTTCTTTTTATCTGCAGCTTTAGATAACCTAACTACGGCAATTGTAATGTCAGCATTACTTCGTAAGCTGATACATGAGAAAAAGGATTTATGGATGTTTGCCGGTCTCTTAATTATAGCGGCGAACGCAGGTGGGGCGTGGTCACCTATTGGTGATGTTACGACTATTATGCTTTGGATCGGTGGGCAAGTAACTGCTATGCATATTATTAAAGAAATATTCTTGCCGAGTTTGGTATGTTTGTTAGTGCCGTTAACAATTATTTCATTTCGATTTAAAGGTGATATCGCTAAATCTATGGAAATTAATGATGTAGATTCTCATGGATTTGAAGTGAGTAATTTTGATAAAAATCTTGTATTTTCTATAGGTATTGGCGCTTTGTTATTTGTACCTATATTCAAAACTATTACTCACCTTCCACCATTTATGGGAGTATTATTAGGATTGAGTGTAGTATGGATAACTACCGAAATATTACATAGAAACAAGACAATAGAAGAAAAGAAAACTCTAGCAATTTCTAATGTGTTGAGAAGAATTGATACCCCAAGTATTCTATTCTTTTTAGGGATATTAGTAGCTGTTGGGGCGTTACAATCTGCCGGACATTTAGCCGATATGTCTCGTTTATTAGATGATAATTTCGAGAGTATATATGCGGTTAACTCCATCATAGGCGTACTATCTTCTATTGTAGACAACGTGCCGTTGGTTGCGGGCACCATGGGTATGTATAGTTTAGATACCTACCCGCCTGATTCTGATTTCTGGGAATTACTTGCCTTTTGCGCAGGTACAGGCGGTAGTATTCTTATCATTGGATCAGCAGCAGGTGTTGCCATTATGGGTATCCTGAAAATTGATTTTATGTGGTATTTAAAGAATATATCGTTGTTAGCGATTGTTGGTTACATTGCCGGTATCTTAACTTTTATGTTGGTGAATTAA
- a CDS encoding cell division ATP-binding protein FtsE: protein MEEIVLELKDASIFQKESLVLSEVTIKIAKGEFVYLIGKTGSGKSSFMKTLYGDLPLQKGEGHVVDFDLKTLKEKDIPFLRRKLGIVFQDFKLLPDRNINQNMAFVLKATGWTDKVKMDTQVSNVLEKVGMKTKGFKFPHELSGGEQQRIAIARALLNDPELIIADEPTGNLDPQTSVEVMKVLQEINKSGRTILMATHDYALILKFPSKTIKCDANKVFEVVQRAV, encoded by the coding sequence ATGGAAGAGATTGTTTTAGAACTTAAGGATGCCTCTATTTTTCAAAAGGAGAGTTTGGTGTTGAGTGAAGTAACTATAAAAATTGCCAAGGGAGAATTTGTATACCTTATTGGTAAGACCGGTAGCGGTAAAAGTAGCTTCATGAAAACGCTATATGGCGATTTACCTTTGCAAAAAGGTGAAGGTCATGTGGTTGACTTTGACCTTAAAACATTGAAAGAAAAAGATATTCCGTTTTTACGTAGAAAACTGGGTATCGTTTTTCAAGATTTTAAACTACTACCAGACCGAAATATCAACCAAAATATGGCTTTTGTTTTGAAGGCAACAGGCTGGACAGATAAGGTTAAAATGGATACCCAAGTATCAAACGTACTTGAAAAAGTAGGCATGAAAACTAAGGGATTTAAGTTTCCGCACGAACTTTCAGGCGGAGAACAACAACGTATTGCCATTGCACGTGCATTATTAAATGATCCAGAACTAATTATTGCAGATGAGCCAACTGGAAACCTTGATCCACAAACCAGTGTAGAGGTCATGAAGGTATTGCAAGAAATCAATAAATCTGGTAGAACCATATTAATGGCTACCCATGATTATGCGTTGATATTAAAATTCCCATCTAAAACTATTAAATGTGATGCCAATAAGGTGTTTGAAGTAGTGCAGAGAGCGGTTTAG
- a CDS encoding mandelate racemase/muconate lactonizing enzyme family protein → MKITHISFERLDLKLSDPYTIAYETIDRTSNFILKVETDTKIVGYGCAAPDPVVTNESPSDVTDAIKNIIIPYLLGRDPFTYALLLLELKELLGKRSSALAMVDLALFDIMSKKAEVPLYKFLGGYRTSIATSITIGIMGVDETLLKATEFVNQGFTILKIKGGANLEEDIAKMRMIHEKYPNIELRFDGNQGYSVKESVDFVKATAAIGIEIFEQPTKVEAEERLGEVTDQVSIPVMADESLKTLTDAFRLAQNERVDMVNIKLQKVGGIWVGMHINSVAKAAKLDAMVGCIDECGLGIAAGLHFALSRPNIVYADLDGHLDIIDDPYHSIFKLERGILYPTEEYGLGFSEANF, encoded by the coding sequence ATGAAAATAACCCATATTTCTTTTGAGCGTTTAGACCTTAAATTGTCTGATCCTTATACTATTGCTTATGAAACAATCGACCGTACCAGTAATTTTATTTTAAAGGTTGAAACTGATACCAAAATTGTGGGTTATGGTTGCGCAGCACCTGACCCTGTGGTTACAAATGAATCGCCAAGTGATGTTACCGATGCTATTAAAAATATCATTATTCCGTATTTGTTGGGTAGAGATCCTTTTACGTATGCATTGTTATTATTAGAACTGAAAGAGTTATTGGGTAAAAGGTCTTCAGCACTAGCAATGGTAGATTTGGCTTTGTTCGATATCATGTCAAAAAAGGCTGAGGTGCCTTTGTATAAATTTTTAGGTGGCTATCGTACTAGCATTGCTACCAGTATTACTATCGGTATTATGGGTGTAGATGAAACTTTGTTGAAAGCGACCGAATTTGTAAACCAAGGCTTCACTATTTTGAAAATAAAAGGTGGTGCTAATCTTGAAGAGGATATCGCCAAAATGAGAATGATTCATGAAAAGTACCCAAATATCGAATTGCGTTTCGATGGTAACCAAGGGTATTCTGTGAAAGAATCTGTAGATTTTGTTAAGGCTACAGCAGCAATCGGAATCGAGATTTTTGAACAACCTACAAAAGTAGAAGCAGAAGAGCGATTGGGCGAAGTAACCGATCAAGTAAGTATACCTGTAATGGCAGATGAGAGTTTAAAAACATTGACCGATGCATTTCGTTTGGCGCAGAACGAGCGTGTAGATATGGTGAATATTAAGCTGCAGAAAGTAGGTGGTATTTGGGTAGGTATGCATATCAACTCCGTTGCCAAAGCTGCTAAATTAGACGCTATGGTTGGTTGTATAGACGAATGTGGATTGGGTATTGCTGCCGGGTTACATTTTGCCCTGTCTAGACCAAACATTGTGTATGCTGATCTTGATGGACATTTAGATATTATAGATGACCCATATCATTCTATTTTTAAATTAGAAAGGGGAATTTTATATCCGACTGAAGAATACGGTTTAGGTTTTTCTGAAGCTAACTTTTAA
- a CDS encoding antibiotic biosynthesis monooxygenase has translation MIARIWEGKTKIEHLKEYEEFMKVRALPDYSNTSGFVKLLFLKNTDQQFAYFKLITIWENLEVIKNFAGEDYEIAKYYPEDKNYLIDFPEKVNHFEIFAD, from the coding sequence ATGATAGCACGAATCTGGGAAGGAAAAACAAAAATAGAACACCTTAAAGAGTATGAAGAATTTATGAAGGTTCGTGCCTTACCAGACTATAGTAATACCTCTGGTTTCGTTAAGCTTCTATTCTTAAAAAATACGGACCAACAATTCGCCTATTTTAAACTCATTACCATTTGGGAGAATTTAGAAGTCATTAAAAATTTTGCTGGAGAAGATTATGAAATAGCAAAATACTATCCAGAAGACAAAAACTACCTTATCGATTTCCCCGAAAAAGTAAATCACTTTGAAATCTTTGCAGATTAA